In one Acidaminococcales bacterium genomic region, the following are encoded:
- a CDS encoding thiamine diphosphokinase, which translates to MRLTLPQYEITMGAESAGEKKRGYILVAGGRAPATAWLSAAAAGRAAVCADRGVSYCRRAGLVPEAVIGDADSAGEDWQWARGEGARTLRYPADKDRTDLALALIYLKKQKDCGSLVASGVLGGRFDHAFSALFTLSAYRQGLGCPLIAADQYETLIFAGRAEKISVRFFQRPEVISLLPLSGRGRATLTGCRWELQDGLLCQSRPYAVSNRLKEGRDGLSFEAAGKAGIYCCFAEGAL; encoded by the coding sequence ATGCGCTTGACTCTTCCCCAATACGAAATTACAATGGGCGCGGAAAGCGCGGGGGAAAAGAAAAGGGGCTATATTTTGGTCGCAGGCGGGCGCGCGCCCGCGACCGCCTGGCTTTCAGCCGCGGCTGCGGGAAGGGCGGCCGTCTGCGCCGACCGGGGAGTTTCCTATTGCCGGCGCGCCGGGCTTGTGCCCGAGGCCGTCATAGGGGACGCCGACAGCGCGGGCGAGGATTGGCAATGGGCGCGCGGGGAAGGGGCGCGGACGTTGCGGTATCCGGCCGACAAAGACCGGACGGACTTGGCCTTGGCACTCATTTATTTGAAAAAACAAAAAGACTGCGGGTCGCTGGTCGCAAGCGGCGTCTTGGGCGGGCGGTTTGATCACGCCTTCAGCGCGCTTTTCACTTTGTCCGCTTACAGGCAGGGCCTCGGCTGCCCATTGATAGCGGCGGATCAATATGAAACGCTGATTTTTGCCGGCCGGGCGGAAAAAATCAGCGTCAGGTTTTTCCAAAGGCCTGAAGTTATATCGCTTTTGCCGCTTTCCGGCAGGGGGCGGGCAACCTTGACCGGCTGCCGCTGGGAACTGCAGGACGGCCTTTTGTGCCAAAGCCGCCCCTACGCCGTCAGCAACCGGCTGAAAGAAGGAAGGGACGGACTGAGTTTTGAAGCGGCGGGCAAGGCGGGGATCTATTGCTGTTTTGCGGAGGGCGCTCTTTAG
- the recF gene encoding DNA replication/repair protein RecF, which yields MKVKRLLVDNFRNCQKGDWSFSGGINVLYGQNGEGKTNIIESLYFSALGCSHRTFQEDDLINYAASGMGVCVVAERETGGETKIVIKKSARRKNKEIKVDNNNVKPRELIGQIKAAIFSPEDMKLAKGEPALRRRFVDIQIAQVNSAYCFSLARYNKILQQRNQLLAAIKEKRMSIGLLEMWDEQLAKEASIILPARLKTLAKISRLAAEVYGELSEGREKAGMVYRRREGDKDGFLEENGENSYLWYREGLAARVKKDTESASTGLGPHRDDIFFTLDGLPLKGFASQGQQRSFVLALKIAETMIIREECGEYPVLLLDDALSELDGRRRQKLIDFLSGRIQTFITLTEKDLFRNPQQAVFYRVEKGGISEG from the coding sequence ATGAAGGTAAAAAGGTTGCTTGTCGACAATTTCCGCAATTGCCAAAAGGGCGATTGGTCTTTTTCCGGCGGGATAAATGTTTTGTATGGACAAAACGGCGAGGGAAAAACTAATATTATAGAATCTTTGTATTTTTCCGCTTTAGGTTGTTCGCACAGAACTTTTCAGGAGGACGATCTTATAAACTACGCGGCATCCGGCATGGGCGTCTGCGTCGTAGCGGAAAGGGAAACCGGCGGGGAAACGAAGATTGTTATTAAAAAAAGCGCCCGGCGGAAAAACAAGGAAATAAAGGTTGACAATAATAATGTTAAACCGCGTGAATTGATTGGGCAGATAAAAGCGGCTATTTTTTCGCCGGAAGACATGAAATTGGCCAAAGGCGAGCCGGCGTTAAGGCGCCGGTTCGTTGACATTCAAATAGCGCAGGTAAATAGCGCTTATTGTTTTTCTTTGGCGCGGTATAACAAGATTTTGCAGCAAAGGAACCAATTGCTTGCCGCGATAAAGGAAAAGAGGATGTCTATTGGTTTGCTGGAAATGTGGGACGAGCAACTGGCAAAAGAGGCCAGCATAATCTTGCCGGCTCGTCTTAAAACTTTGGCAAAAATATCCCGTTTGGCGGCCGAGGTATACGGCGAGCTGTCAGAAGGCCGGGAAAAAGCCGGTATGGTTTACCGCCGCCGGGAAGGCGACAAAGATGGGTTTTTAGAGGAAAATGGCGAAAATAGTTATCTTTGGTACAGAGAAGGGTTGGCGGCGCGGGTAAAAAAGGATACCGAAAGCGCTTCCACCGGTTTAGGGCCGCATCGCGACGATATATTTTTTACTTTGGACGGCCTGCCGCTTAAAGGGTTCGCTTCCCAAGGGCAGCAACGCAGTTTCGTGCTGGCGCTGAAAATAGCGGAAACTATGATTATAAGGGAAGAGTGCGGGGAGTATCCTGTTCTTTTGCTTGATGACGCGCTGAGTGAATTGGACGGCCGCCGCCGGCAAAAACTAATAGATTTTCTCAGCGGCCGCATACAGACTTTCATTACTCTGACGGAAAAGGATTTGTTTCGGAATCCGCAGCAGGCGGTTTTTTATCGGGTGGAAAAAGGCGGGATCAGCGAGGGTTGA
- a CDS encoding TrkH family potassium uptake protein: protein MNFLLIEFIVGQLLLVCSACMLLSVLMSFLFWEHDVLALMLSAAVTAIVGYSMTICGRRGADMSTREAILSVCGGWAMLSVCGALPYMFSGVLSPFYAVLESTSGFTTVGSTLIRDISPVPKSILFWRSMTQWLGGMGIIVLFVSFLPQYGAGAISLVKAETGASRERVLPRLSDAAFMLWKIYTGMTAIFALILFFAGLDAFDAITHSMASVSTGGFSVHNESIRYFNSPLVEFLTAIVTICAAVNFSLYHQVFVRGWRKFAADLEFRVFIALIAAGSLLIAYDLYRAGIYSLGGSLHNAFFHVSSVLSTSGLVLADLNPWPPFSKFLVFAFMFIGGCTASTAGGLKIARLIIICELIYIELKRILHPKVIFNLSINGQTVNSTLTSSAARYVFVFIFVYFCAVAVLTFRGVDFYESILLMASIIGTAGTDVPFALLPSAKSLIDLDEISKVAITFCMLLARLEFFTVLVLLRPEFWRKTRNW from the coding sequence ATGAATTTTTTATTGATCGAATTTATCGTCGGGCAGCTCCTTTTGGTCTGTTCCGCCTGTATGCTCTTGTCCGTCCTCATGTCCTTTCTTTTTTGGGAACATGATGTTCTCGCGCTCATGCTTTCTGCGGCCGTAACTGCCATAGTCGGCTATTCCATGACCATCTGCGGCCGCCGGGGCGCCGACATGTCCACGCGCGAGGCGATCCTGTCCGTTTGCGGCGGCTGGGCAATGCTGTCTGTTTGCGGCGCTTTGCCTTACATGTTCTCCGGCGTGCTTTCGCCCTTTTACGCCGTTTTGGAAAGCACGTCCGGTTTTACTACCGTAGGCTCGACCCTGATCCGGGACATTTCGCCCGTCCCCAAAAGCATCCTCTTTTGGCGCAGCATGACGCAATGGCTCGGCGGCATGGGCATAATCGTCCTTTTCGTTTCTTTCCTGCCGCAGTACGGGGCAGGGGCCATCAGCCTTGTTAAAGCCGAGACGGGCGCTTCCCGGGAAAGGGTGCTGCCGCGCCTTAGCGACGCGGCTTTTATGCTCTGGAAGATCTATACGGGCATGACGGCGATTTTCGCGCTTATCCTTTTTTTCGCCGGGCTGGACGCTTTTGACGCGATCACGCACAGCATGGCCTCCGTCTCGACTGGCGGTTTTTCCGTCCATAACGAAAGCATCCGCTATTTTAACAGCCCTTTGGTGGAATTTCTCACCGCGATCGTTACCATTTGCGCGGCGGTCAACTTTTCCCTGTACCATCAAGTTTTCGTCCGCGGCTGGCGAAAATTTGCCGCCGATCTGGAATTTCGCGTTTTTATCGCCCTGATCGCCGCCGGCTCCTTGCTAATCGCCTACGACCTGTACCGCGCCGGCATTTATTCTTTGGGCGGTTCGCTGCACAACGCCTTCTTTCACGTCTCTTCCGTCCTGTCCACTTCCGGCCTAGTCCTTGCCGACCTTAACCCCTGGCCGCCTTTCAGCAAATTCCTTGTCTTCGCTTTCATGTTCATCGGCGGCTGCACCGCATCCACCGCCGGCGGTCTCAAAATCGCCCGCTTGATCATCATCTGCGAGCTTATTTATATCGAACTCAAGCGCATACTGCACCCTAAAGTAATTTTCAATCTTTCCATAAACGGCCAAACCGTAAACAGCACTTTGACGTCGTCCGCCGCCCGCTATGTGTTCGTTTTCATTTTTGTTTATTTTTGCGCCGTCGCCGTCTTGACCTTCCGCGGCGTCGACTTTTACGAAAGCATACTGCTCATGGCCTCCATCATCGGCACGGCGGGCACGGATGTCCCTTTCGCCCTTTTGCCCAGCGCAAAAAGTTTAATCGACTTGGATGAAATAAGCAAAGTGGCTATTACTTTCTGCATGCTGCTGGCGCGGCTGGAATTTTTCACCGTCTTGGTGCTGCTGCGGCCGGAATTCTGGCGCAAGACGCGCAACTGGTAA
- a CDS encoding DUF370 domain-containing protein: MYLHIGSGIMVETQKIIGVFDSKGAAKDLCCERKFRRERDYSCVLTDDGAVFSELSAATLKKRAEGAFDEY; encoded by the coding sequence GTGTATTTGCACATAGGTTCCGGCATTATGGTGGAAACGCAAAAAATAATCGGCGTGTTTGATTCAAAGGGCGCGGCGAAAGACCTTTGTTGCGAAAGAAAGTTCCGGCGGGAACGAGACTACAGTTGTGTGCTTACGGATGACGGCGCGGTTTTTTCCGAGCTTTCGGCCGCAACTTTAAAAAAACGCGCGGAAGGCGCGTTTGACGAATATTGA
- the trkA gene encoding Trk system potassium transporter TrkA yields MRVVIVGAGKLGYSLAEYLTKEQHEVVVVESDESHREIIKNNLDILTIAGNGASPSVLTDPDVKGADVLIACTYSDEVNMIICMMAKKVGVKQTVARIRSNEYTGEADNFIRDVTDIDLVLNPERIIALEILRLLLTPFTIDVGNFADGQVKIFECRISENSPLANKQLRELGLPKGILVTGILRKNKLTIPRGGDAILPGDLIFCIGLLGVVEDFEKFLGVSLSKIDRVLLIGAGRVGRYLAPLLENQGISVKIIDKNMERCEQITALLKNGLVICGDGTNIELLTQEGVAEADIVICLTEDDKLNLLLALLAKHLGAKKTVVKTAYTEYAGLMEEVGAGTVVSTRLLSVGEVLRFIRRGDVLGVSIFEGAKAEAIEMVIDALSPLAGIPLRNANLSSRCLVCAVVHEKTALIPHGNTVLYPGDRAILFVEFDAVNEVLASLKGK; encoded by the coding sequence ATGCGCGTGGTAATTGTCGGCGCGGGAAAATTAGGCTACAGCCTGGCGGAATACTTGACCAAGGAACAGCACGAAGTGGTAGTGGTGGAATCCGACGAATCCCATCGCGAAATAATAAAAAACAATCTTGACATACTTACCATCGCCGGCAACGGCGCCAGCCCCAGCGTGCTTACCGACCCGGACGTCAAGGGCGCCGATGTCCTGATTGCCTGCACCTACAGCGACGAAGTGAACATGATTATTTGCATGATGGCGAAAAAAGTCGGCGTCAAGCAGACCGTCGCCCGTATAAGAAGCAATGAATATACCGGGGAGGCGGACAATTTCATCCGCGACGTGACGGACATTGACCTAGTGCTCAACCCGGAGCGCATTATCGCGCTGGAAATACTCCGCCTCCTGCTCACCCCTTTTACCATTGACGTGGGCAACTTCGCCGATGGGCAGGTAAAAATTTTCGAGTGCCGGATTTCGGAAAATTCGCCCTTGGCCAACAAGCAGCTACGGGAACTTGGCCTGCCCAAAGGAATTTTGGTAACGGGCATATTGCGCAAGAACAAGCTTACCATACCGCGCGGCGGCGATGCAATCCTGCCCGGCGACTTGATTTTCTGTATCGGGCTGCTCGGCGTCGTCGAAGATTTTGAAAAATTCCTGGGCGTATCTTTAAGCAAAATCGACCGCGTCCTGCTCATCGGCGCCGGCCGGGTCGGGCGCTATTTGGCGCCTCTTTTGGAAAACCAGGGGATATCCGTAAAAATCATTGATAAAAACATGGAAAGATGCGAACAAATCACCGCCCTTTTAAAAAACGGCCTGGTCATCTGCGGCGACGGCACCAACATTGAACTGCTCACGCAAGAAGGGGTCGCCGAAGCCGACATCGTCATCTGCCTGACCGAAGACGACAAGCTCAACCTCCTGCTCGCGCTTTTGGCCAAACACTTGGGCGCGAAAAAGACCGTAGTGAAAACCGCTTACACGGAATACGCCGGCCTGATGGAAGAAGTAGGGGCGGGCACCGTAGTGTCCACCAGGCTTTTGAGCGTTGGCGAAGTCCTGCGCTTTATCCGCCGCGGCGACGTGCTCGGGGTATCCATTTTTGAAGGCGCGAAAGCGGAGGCGATCGAAATGGTAATAGACGCCCTCAGCCCCCTGGCCGGCATACCCCTGCGCAACGCCAACCTGTCCAGCCGCTGCCTCGTCTGCGCGGTCGTGCACGAGAAAACCGCCCTCATACCACATGGCAACACCGTCCTTTATCCGGGCGACCGGGCCATCCTGTTTGTCGAATTCGACGCCGTAAACGAAGTGCTGGCAAGCCTCAAGGGCAAATAG
- the gyrB gene encoding DNA topoisomerase (ATP-hydrolyzing) subunit B → MTEEKNNDAGAGKGNVDYGAQDIQVLEGIEHVRLRPSMYIGSVGSRGLHHLVYEVVDNSIDEALAGYCDKIEVFIGKDESVTVVDNGRGIPVDMHATGKPAVEVVMTKLNAGGKFGGDGYKVSGGLHGVGVSAVNALSEVMEVEIKRGGRIYAIKFSQGQTVEELKEVGVSDENGTKVRFLPDRGIFEETVFNYDILRHRLRELAFLNKDVTIILTDLRTEETETFHYEGGINSFVRYINKNKDVLFDPPIYTVGSQEHTMVEISMQYNDGYAENIFSFVNNINTEEGGAHLSGFKVALTKLVNDFARKGNMLKEGDENLSGDDVREGLTAIISLKMRNPQFEGQTKTKLNNGEAQGIVSKVLSEGLNEFFDQHPAVTKKVIEKCILAARARAAARKARELTRRKTAFDGGALPGKLADCSSKDNVDTEIFIVEGDSAGGSAKQGRDRQFQAILPLRGKILNVEKARLDKILGNEEIRAMVTAFGNGIGEEFEIEKSRYGRIIIMTDADVDGAHIRTLLLTFFYRHMKGLIESERVYIAQPPLYQLKKGREQWYLYNDEELDALLDSIGRDGNAVIQRYKGLGEMNAEQLWDTTMNPKTRTILKVTLEDAIEADEIFSVLMGDKVEPRRQFIEEHASEVRNLDL, encoded by the coding sequence ATGACAGAAGAAAAAAATAACGATGCCGGCGCCGGCAAGGGAAATGTAGATTACGGCGCGCAGGACATACAAGTCCTGGAAGGGATAGAACACGTCCGCCTTCGCCCGTCCATGTATATAGGCAGCGTTGGCAGCCGCGGGCTGCATCATTTGGTATATGAAGTGGTGGACAACAGCATAGATGAGGCGCTGGCCGGCTACTGCGACAAAATCGAGGTATTTATCGGCAAAGACGAAAGCGTGACGGTCGTCGACAACGGCCGCGGCATACCGGTGGACATGCACGCGACCGGCAAACCGGCGGTGGAGGTCGTCATGACCAAGCTCAACGCCGGCGGCAAGTTCGGCGGCGACGGCTACAAAGTTTCCGGCGGCTTGCACGGCGTTGGCGTTTCGGCGGTAAACGCGCTCAGCGAGGTCATGGAAGTCGAGATAAAACGCGGCGGCAGGATTTACGCCATCAAGTTTTCCCAAGGACAGACGGTGGAAGAATTAAAAGAGGTCGGCGTATCCGACGAGAACGGCACCAAGGTAAGGTTTTTGCCGGACAGGGGTATTTTCGAGGAAACGGTATTCAATTACGATATTTTACGGCATCGGCTGCGCGAGCTGGCTTTTTTGAACAAGGACGTAACTATAATATTGACCGATTTGCGCACGGAGGAAACAGAAACTTTTCATTACGAAGGCGGGATAAACTCTTTCGTACGATATATCAACAAAAATAAAGACGTCCTGTTCGATCCGCCGATCTACACCGTCGGCAGCCAGGAACATACTATGGTGGAAATTTCCATGCAGTATAACGATGGCTATGCGGAGAACATTTTCAGTTTCGTCAACAACATCAATACCGAAGAGGGCGGGGCGCATCTTAGCGGCTTCAAAGTGGCCCTTACCAAATTGGTGAATGACTTCGCACGCAAAGGCAACATGCTTAAAGAAGGCGACGAGAACCTTAGCGGCGACGATGTGCGCGAGGGGCTGACGGCGATTATCAGCCTGAAAATGCGCAACCCGCAGTTTGAAGGGCAGACCAAGACCAAGCTCAACAACGGCGAAGCGCAGGGGATTGTCAGCAAGGTGCTTTCCGAAGGGTTGAACGAATTTTTTGATCAGCATCCGGCCGTTACGAAAAAAGTCATTGAAAAGTGCATATTGGCGGCGCGGGCGCGGGCGGCCGCCCGCAAGGCCCGCGAGCTTACCCGGCGCAAGACCGCCTTTGACGGGGGGGCGCTGCCGGGGAAATTGGCCGATTGCTCCAGCAAGGATAACGTGGATACGGAGATTTTCATCGTGGAGGGCGATTCCGCCGGCGGGTCGGCCAAGCAGGGGCGAGACCGCCAATTTCAGGCCATACTGCCCTTGCGCGGCAAGATCCTCAATGTGGAAAAGGCGCGTTTGGACAAAATACTCGGCAACGAGGAAATCAGGGCGATGGTTACGGCCTTCGGCAACGGCATAGGCGAGGAATTTGAGATAGAGAAGAGCCGTTACGGCCGGATTATCATCATGACCGACGCGGACGTGGACGGCGCACATATCAGGACGCTGCTCTTGACTTTCTTTTATCGGCACATGAAAGGACTTATCGAGTCGGAGCGCGTCTATATCGCGCAGCCGCCGCTCTATCAACTGAAAAAGGGCCGGGAACAATGGTATTTGTACAACGATGAGGAATTGGACGCTTTATTGGATAGTATCGGCCGCGACGGCAACGCCGTTATACAGCGCTACAAAGGCCTGGGCGAGATGAATGCCGAACAATTGTGGGACACGACCATGAACCCTAAGACGCGTACCATTTTAAAGGTAACGCTGGAGGACGCGATCGAGGCGGACGAGATATTTTCCGTCTTGATGGGGGACAAGGTAGAACCGCGCCGGCAATTTATCGAAGAACACGCGAGCGAAGTGCGCAACCTTGATTTGTGA
- the dnaN gene encoding DNA polymerase III subunit beta, which produces MKVICQAQKLGKAAQILQKALPSKAVSSQVYMCVYLKAFEDKVELQATDSTFGVSVTLDAQVVEEGEAVIAGALFTSVVEKSEREFVEIYKNENEGKVVISSGEDREAVIFCLPVEEYPVINKLAVTNFIKIKDDVLKEMIRKTVFACSSEKEMRMVFTGVLMEMKGRELVFAATNTHRLVVKKYELDNEQGDFSMVIPARILREIESINLGDLPEDVIVGWKNHQIILRFGDVYMESRLIEGSFPDYRKVIPASFGKTAKVKTADLLGAVNRAAPFSKEGENNVLKLNIDNGRMVIFASNPEKGKSTERIGCENKGGQIEIAFNMRYISDILKRIESEYTIISLNSSVSPAQVAGENDENYLYVMTPIRLGA; this is translated from the coding sequence ATGAAAGTAATCTGCCAAGCCCAAAAACTCGGCAAAGCGGCTCAAATATTGCAAAAAGCCCTGCCGTCTAAAGCGGTAAGTTCTCAGGTTTATATGTGTGTTTATTTAAAAGCGTTTGAAGATAAAGTTGAACTGCAGGCTACTGATTCGACATTTGGCGTATCGGTAACGCTGGACGCCCAAGTTGTCGAAGAAGGCGAGGCTGTAATCGCCGGGGCGCTTTTTACATCGGTGGTGGAAAAAAGCGAGCGGGAATTTGTGGAAATTTACAAAAATGAAAACGAAGGCAAAGTTGTCATATCTTCAGGCGAAGACCGGGAAGCGGTCATTTTCTGTCTGCCGGTCGAAGAGTATCCTGTAATTAATAAATTGGCCGTAACTAATTTTATAAAGATAAAAGATGATGTACTTAAAGAGATGATCAGAAAAACGGTATTTGCCTGTTCTTCCGAAAAAGAGATGCGGATGGTTTTTACCGGAGTGCTGATGGAAATGAAAGGGCGGGAGCTTGTTTTCGCCGCCACCAATACGCACCGGCTCGTGGTGAAAAAATATGAGTTGGACAACGAGCAGGGAGATTTCTCCATGGTAATACCTGCCAGGATATTGAGGGAAATTGAGAGCATAAATTTAGGCGATTTGCCGGAAGACGTGATTGTCGGCTGGAAAAATCATCAGATAATCTTGCGTTTCGGCGACGTTTATATGGAATCGCGGCTCATCGAAGGCAGTTTCCCTGACTACCGCAAGGTAATACCGGCTTCTTTCGGCAAAACGGCCAAGGTAAAGACAGCGGATCTTTTGGGAGCGGTCAACCGGGCGGCTCCTTTTTCCAAAGAAGGGGAAAACAACGTGTTGAAGCTGAACATTGACAACGGCCGGATGGTCATTTTCGCCAGCAATCCGGAAAAAGGCAAAAGCACGGAGAGGATTGGCTGTGAAAATAAGGGCGGGCAGATTGAAATAGCTTTTAACATGAGATACATCAGCGACATATTAAAGAGAATAGAGAGCGAATATACCATCATAAGCTTGAACAGTTCGGTCAGCCCGGCGCAGGTGGCGGGAGAAAACGACGAAAATTATCTTTATGTCATGACTCCTATCAGGTTGGGCGCTTAA
- the dnaA gene encoding chromosomal replication initiator protein DnaA, which translates to MEINDVWQKVLNRLEKETPAPVFKTFVMPLIPLDTNDGIFTLASPYDFIKDQVESNYGEKLAAALCAVCAENVKVRIVNMEGAEDKQTEKLPQDNGDIETKKSDFTTEEEFTKTLNNKYNFDTFVIGNSNRFAHAAALAVSETPAKIYNPLFIYGGVGLGKTHLMHAIGHKIKENITGSKVIYTSSEKFTNEFIDSISNKTSAAGFRKKYRNIDCLLIDDIQFLAKKEQTKEEFFHTFNTLFDSNKQIVIASDRPPREIMTLEARLVSRFESGLVADIHPPDQETRIAILRKKAQSADLSIDNEVLAFIAGKIKNNIRELEGAFSKVIAFSKFNNTPINLDSTISALRNIIGENISQPVTADLILDKVSAHYKIKKEDILAQRRSRDTVFPRHVAMYLLRDLTDYPFAKIGEIFGGRNYSTIIHAVQKIAKDMERDREFEQEIKEIAQKILNTD; encoded by the coding sequence ATGGAAATAAACGATGTCTGGCAAAAAGTCTTAAACCGGCTGGAAAAGGAAACGCCTGCTCCTGTTTTTAAGACTTTTGTAATGCCCCTTATTCCTTTGGATACGAATGACGGCATCTTTACGCTTGCTTCCCCGTACGATTTTATCAAAGATCAGGTGGAAAGCAATTACGGCGAAAAATTAGCGGCGGCGCTTTGTGCCGTATGCGCCGAAAATGTTAAGGTCCGGATTGTAAACATGGAAGGGGCTGAAGACAAACAGACGGAAAAATTACCCCAAGACAATGGCGACATTGAGACAAAGAAAAGCGATTTTACGACGGAGGAGGAATTTACCAAAACTTTAAACAATAAATATAATTTTGACACTTTTGTCATCGGCAATTCCAACCGTTTCGCGCACGCCGCCGCACTGGCTGTTTCCGAAACGCCGGCCAAAATTTACAATCCCTTGTTCATTTACGGCGGTGTCGGCCTCGGCAAGACACATTTAATGCATGCCATCGGCCATAAAATAAAAGAAAATATAACCGGCAGCAAGGTTATTTATACTTCCAGCGAAAAATTCACGAACGAATTTATAGATTCTATCAGCAACAAAACTTCCGCCGCAGGGTTTCGCAAAAAATACCGGAACATTGATTGCCTGCTGATTGACGATATTCAGTTTTTGGCAAAAAAGGAACAGACCAAAGAAGAGTTCTTTCATACTTTTAACACTCTTTTTGATTCCAACAAACAAATTGTCATTGCCAGCGACCGTCCGCCCAGGGAAATAATGACTTTGGAAGCAAGGCTTGTTTCACGCTTTGAAAGCGGCCTTGTCGCCGACATTCATCCGCCCGACCAAGAAACCCGGATCGCAATACTGAGAAAAAAGGCGCAGTCCGCCGATCTGTCGATTGACAATGAGGTGCTCGCTTTTATCGCCGGGAAAATAAAAAACAACATAAGGGAGTTGGAAGGGGCCTTTAGCAAGGTAATCGCTTTTTCCAAATTCAACAATACGCCGATTAATTTGGATTCTACTATTTCAGCTTTAAGAAACATCATCGGCGAAAACATAAGCCAGCCGGTTACCGCTGATTTGATACTTGATAAAGTTTCCGCGCATTATAAAATCAAAAAAGAAGATATTTTAGCGCAAAGGCGCTCCCGCGACACTGTTTTTCCAAGGCACGTGGCTATGTACCTTTTGCGGGACCTCACGGATTATCCTTTCGCCAAGATCGGGGAAATTTTCGGCGGCAGAAATTATTCCACGATAATCCACGCCGTACAGAAGATTGCCAAGGATATGGAAAGGGACAGGGAATTTGAACAAGAAATCAAAGAAATCGCGCAGAAAATTTTAAATACCGATTGA
- a CDS encoding DUF721 domain-containing protein: MDGVYNVLRKLLGGKENREKYFCAWLRANWRDIAGEGAAAKSFPAALRGDILFLRVEGSSRAHDLLMRKKEIIDRINLKLNAIIITDIKFSIGALPEEVKNAGCPGGRLD; encoded by the coding sequence ATGGATGGCGTATATAACGTCCTGCGAAAGCTTTTGGGCGGCAAGGAAAACCGGGAAAAATATTTTTGCGCCTGGCTTAGGGCCAATTGGCGCGATATCGCGGGAGAAGGAGCGGCCGCGAAGAGTTTTCCTGCCGCCCTGCGCGGAGACATTCTTTTTTTGCGCGTGGAAGGTTCAAGCCGGGCTCATGATCTTTTAATGCGGAAAAAAGAAATTATAGATAGAATAAACCTAAAATTAAATGCTATAATAATAACAGACATAAAATTTTCTATCGGCGCGCTTCCGGAAGAAGTAAAAAACGCTGGCTGCCCCGGTGGGCGGCTTGATTAA
- a CDS encoding isocitrate lyase/PEP mutase family protein, whose protein sequence is MKATTQLRKLLEKGQRGEILVAPGAHDALSARLVEAAGFNAVYLTGYGAAASLLGQPDVGLLTLSEMAYQARRFAGAVNIPVIADGDTGFGNAVNVQRAVREYEAAGVAAIQLEDQVAPKKCGHMLGREVVPAEEMAGKIQAAADARKDKDFVIVARTDARTDHGIEEAIRRGKLYEKAGADVLFIESPESEEEMKQITDSFDAPVLANMLEKGRTPLKSARELQAIGYAIVIFCVASTYVCAKAVMDYLQELKKAGTTERLIESKMLPFPEFNRFIGLDGIRAIEEKYGGAKSK, encoded by the coding sequence ATGAAAGCGACAACACAACTGCGGAAACTTTTGGAAAAGGGGCAGCGGGGGGAAATTCTGGTTGCGCCGGGCGCGCACGATGCGCTGAGCGCCCGTTTGGTGGAAGCGGCCGGCTTTAACGCCGTCTACCTTACCGGATACGGCGCCGCGGCCAGTTTGCTGGGGCAACCCGATGTCGGCTTGCTGACCTTGAGCGAAATGGCTTATCAAGCGCGCCGTTTTGCCGGCGCGGTAAATATCCCGGTGATTGCCGACGGCGACACCGGCTTCGGCAATGCGGTCAATGTCCAGCGGGCAGTGCGCGAGTATGAGGCGGCCGGGGTTGCGGCCATTCAGCTTGAAGACCAGGTTGCGCCCAAAAAGTGCGGGCACATGCTGGGGCGCGAAGTGGTTCCGGCCGAGGAAATGGCCGGCAAAATTCAGGCGGCCGCCGATGCGCGCAAGGACAAGGATTTTGTCATTGTTGCCCGTACCGACGCCAGGACCGACCACGGCATTGAAGAAGCCATCCGCCGCGGAAAGCTTTACGAAAAGGCCGGCGCGGACGTGTTGTTCATCGAATCGCCCGAGAGCGAGGAGGAGATGAAGCAAATCACGGATAGCTTTGACGCGCCGGTATTGGCCAACATGCTGGAAAAAGGGCGCACGCCGCTCAAAAGCGCGCGGGAGTTGCAGGCCATCGGTTATGCGATAGTGATTTTCTGCGTCGCTTCCACTTATGTTTGCGCAAAAGCGGTGATGGATTATCTTCAGGAACTCAAAAAGGCGGGCACGACCGAGCGCCTTATAGAGAGCAAGATGCTGCCCTTCCCCGAATTTAACCGCTTTATCGGGCTGGACGGGATTCGCGCCATTGAAGAAAAATACGGCGGCGCCAAAAGCAAATAA